Below is a genomic region from Microbacterium galbinum.
CTCACGTCGTGCGAGCACCACCACGTCACGCCCCACAGGTCGTCGGTGCGAGCGACCGAGCGCAGCGTCGCCTCGAGGAAGTCGGGGGTCTGCTCGGGGGTGAGGCAGTTCGACGGCGCCCCGACCTCCTGCAGCCAGATCGGCTTGTGCGGGTCGGTCGCGAACGCGCGCGCGAGCTCGATCATGTACTCGGCATGACGATCGGATGCCGTCGACCGCCCGCCGTACTTCTGCGCGGTGCCGTTGAAGATCCACGAGTGCACGGTGGTCATCGCGCCGAGCCGTGAGGCCAGTGCCGGGGTGAAGCCGTGCCCGTCCATGTACCAGGCGGCGTCGTACTCGCTGTGCACGTGGCGCTGCGCGGGCGCGGATGCCTCGGCTGCATCGAGCAGCGTCGTGATCCAGTTCGCGGCCTCGGCCTCGGTGACCGGCCAGGGCGAGGGATGCGTCTGCGCCGAGAACTGGTTCGTCTCGTTGCCGAGCGTGAAGCCCAGGAAGTTCCGGGCATCCGTCAGTCGCTCGCCCAGGCGTGCGACGAGCTCGGCCTGGCCGCTGAGCGCCTCGGGGTGCGTGAACATGTTCTTGTCGTGCCAGGTGAACAGCCACGACGGGATGAAGTCGAAGCTCGACAGGTGCCCCTGGATCACGTCGACGCTCGCATCGAGTCCGAACTCCGCGGCGACGTCGACCACGGCGCGCACATCGTCGACGGCTTCTTCACGGATGAGCGTTCGGTTGGGCTGCAGCACCGTCCACAGCGGGAAGATGCGCAGGTGGTCGAGGCCGAGATCGGCGAGGGCGGCGAAATCGCGGCGCACCTCGTCGAGGTCGAGCGACATCCACGCGTGCATCCACTTCGATCGCGGCGTGTAGTTGGCGCCGAAGCGCAGGGGGTCGGCGGGGGAGAGGGCGACGTTGTCCATCCGGCCAGCCTAGCCACGGCATCCGCACGATCGCCGACCCCGGTGACGTGCGGTCAGTGAGGAACGCCCGGGGCTACCGCGCGCCGGAGAACGCCGCGAAGTCGGCGTACGACACGTCGGCGTAGGCGCGTGCCCAGTCGAGGATCGCCTCGCCGACCACGCGTCCGCCGCCGATGTAGCCGGCGACCTCGGTGGCGGTGACGCACTGGCTGTGCGCGCGGGCGATCACGGCGGCGCAGGCCTGCGCGTAGGTGACGAAGGGGCCGTCGTCGAGCTCCTCGACCTCGACCCCGCCCTTCATGTCGTGGAACTGCCGCACGTAGTAGTCGGCTGCCGGTCCCCGCAGGTGGCCGAGGAACGGGTCCGACACGGCCTGGAGGATCCGCTGCATCGCGACGACCCGTGCTCCCTCGCCGTGCTCGTCGATGATGTGCTGGAGCCCCGCGGGTTGATCCACCCGTCCGTACTCGACGAGCACGCTCTGTGAGGCCTGCTTCGGCTGCATCAGCAGGGTGCCGCCGGTGCCGTCCTGGAACAGCACCAGGTAGCAGCGCGTACCGACGCTCCCGACCCCCACGACTCGGCGGGCGACGTCGCTGACGTCGAAGTGCTCGAACAGCAGCGCGATGTCGGCGCTGGCGTTGCGGCGGTACTGCATGACGAGCTCGTGCACGATCGCGAGCACCTCGGGGCCGACCGGGCTCGTGGTGGGCTCCTGGTGCACGAAGCGGCGGCGGCCCGCGGCATCCGTCTCGGTCAACCGGCGCACGGCGCGCTCGCCGGTGCGGCGCTGGGCCTGCCGCACGGCCCCGCGGATCGCCTTGCGCGCGGCCGGATCGAGCAGCCCGCGCGAGGATTCGACGTCGAAGTGCGTGAAGTAGCGCGCGGTCGGGGTGAGCCGGGTCGCCCGACGGATGCCGCGGACGTACGACGCGACGGCCGCCCGCACCGCCTCGTCGATGACCTCGTCGCTGCGTCCCGTGGCCCGTCCGCCGACGACGATGCTCGCCGCGAGCCGCTTGACGTCCCATTCCCAGGGCGCCCACGCGGCCTCGTCGAAGTCGTTGAGGTCGAACATCAGGCTGCGCTCGGCCGAGGCGTAGAACCCGAAGTTCGACACGTGGGCATCGCCGCAGGACGCGACGAGGATGCCGGAGTGCGGGGCATCCGCGAGGTCCGCCGCCATGAGCGCCGCCGTGCCGCGGTAGAACGCGAAAGGGCTCGCCGCCATGCGTTCGGTGCGCAGCGGCACCAGTTCGGGGATACGGCTGCGGTTCTGGCGATCGAGGATGCCGAGGGGATCGCGGGGTGTCGTGGCGAGCGCGGCGAGGGCGCGGCGCGGGGTGCGCTTGCGTGAGGCGACGCCCCGGTCGCGCAGTGCATCGCGCGTGATCGGGGGCGTCCAATCCGGGGTCATGGGGTCATTGTGGCAGTCCGGCGGTGCGTACGCGTGAGAGATTTGAGGGATGATCCGTGCCGCCGACCTCCGAGGGGCGGATGCCGTCGCCGTCGGGCGCCTCGTCGAGGACTACCTCCGTCAGACCGAGAGCGAGAAGGTCGCCCACGGTGCGGCGCCGGCCCCGGCATCCGATGCCCTGCCCGACGCCTACCGCCGCGAGGTCGACGACCCGGCGGATGCCTACGGCGACTGCCGCGTGTTCGTCGCCGAGCTCGACGGCGAGGTGGTCGGGGTGGTGGTGCTGCGACCCGATGCCGAGGGCGTCGAGATCAAGCGGCTCTGGGCGTCGCCCGAGGTGCGGGGCCGGGGTGTGGGATCGGGGCTGCTCGACGCGGCGATCGCGGCCGGCTCCGGCGACGTGCGCCTGTCGGTCTGGGACTGGCGGGGCGACGTCATCCGCCTTTACGAGTCGCGCGGGTTCGTGCGCGTGCCCTCGTGGGACGCTCGTCCGGCCCTCGTCTGCATGCGCTTCTCTCCTCGTGAGGGGTCGTGACACGCCGCACCGGAACCTCGACGCGCGGCGTGTGCTGACCCCTCGCGGCACGGGAATCGGGCTTTCGGGCCCGCCGCTGCGGTGGCACGATGGCGCCATGGCCACCGTCGACGATGTCCGCGCGATCGCGCTCGCACTCCCCGGCGCGCTGGAGAGAGTGGGCGGGCATACCGGCGAGCCCGCGTGGCGCGTGTCGTCCGGCCAGTTCGCGTGGATGCGCGGTCCCCGCGCCACCGATCTCGCCCAGCTCGCCGCCCTCGACCGCGCCTGGCCCGACGGCGACGTGCTCGGGGTGCGCGTCGACGGCCTCGACGAGAAGGAGGCGTTGCTCGCGGCCGAGCCCATGGCGCTCTTCACCATCCCGCACTTCGACGGCTATCCCGCCGTGCTCGTGCGCCTCGACAGGATCGACGGTGAGCGTCTGGCCGAACTGATCGCGGATGCCTGGCTCACCCGCGCGCCCGCCCGCATCGCCCGCGCGTGGCTGGCCGAGCGCGGCCTGGAGGCCTGACGCGGCGAGGCACCACTTTCGCCGCGGGACACCACGGGAGACGTGATGTCTCGCGACCGAAGTGGTGTCTCGGCGAGGAGGCGACCAGCTCGCGTCAGGCAGGCGGCAACCGCAGCACGTCGGGGGACTCGCCGCCGGTGAGGTCGTCGGCGATGCGGATGCTGCGCGCCAGATCGTCGAGTGCACCGTCGAGGGTGCCGAAGCGCTCGCGCTCGCTGCAGATCGCGGTGAGGGTGACGAGGTGCGTCCCCGTATCCCATGTGTAGGTCGTGAACGGCGGGGCGCTCGGCGACGGCGGCATCGCGACGACGAGCTTCTCGCCCGCGCCGAGGGCCGTGCGGAACGAGACCGTGTCGTCGTACTCCATCGGCATCGACGCCCGCGCGATGCGCACCTCGGGGGTGAGTTCCTGCGTCGTCGCCATCGCGACGACCAGCTCGGGGTCGGCCTTCCACGTCCACACCAGCACGCGCCCGTCGGCGCGCTTCATGAGCATGGGGGCGGCCTGGCTCATCATCCACGCGCCGAGGCGCGACCCCGGACGCTCGGTCGCGCCGAGGGCCGCGTTCGCCTGGCCCAGCAGCATCCGGATGGCCGCCTTGCGGTGGCGTCGGCCCTTCCAGCCCAGCGAGTCGGTCACGGGGATCCACAGCGAGGGGTCGGCATCCGCAGTCAGGCGCATGTCTCCACGGTAGACGGTGTTGCCGGGAGGATGCCGGTGGGCCTCGAAGCCCCGCCCAGGGGCCTCGGGTAGAGTTGCCAGCGCCCTCCGGGGCACCCCTGGCCGCGAACCGTAAGGCAGCATGTCTGTTTCTCCCACCGACCCGACCAGCGCACCCGACACCGGGGAGCGACCGCTGCGCATCCTGATCGGCGCCGACACGTTCGCGCCCGACATCAACGGCGCCGCCCGCTTCGCCGAGCGTCTGGCCGCCGGTCTCGTGCAGCGCGGCCACGACGTGCACGTCTCGGCTCCGAACCAGGCGTACCGCCGCTCGAAGCCGCACATCGAGATCATCGAGGGCGAGCGCATGACCCTGCACCGGCTGCCGTCGGTGCGCTGGGCGCCGCACGACTGGCTGCGCTTCGTGTGGCCGTGGCGTTCGAAGCACTGGGCGCGCACCGTGCTCGACCGGGTCAACCCCGATGTCGTGCACATCCAGTCGCACATCGTGATCGGTCGTGGCCTCGCCCGCATCGCGCGCCAGCGCGGCATCCCCGTGATCGCCACGAACCACGTCATGGCCGAGAACATCCTCGAGCACACGACGATGCCGGATGCCGTCAACCGCTTCATCACGAAGCACGCGTGGGCCGACGCCAAGCGCACCTTCGACATGACGCGGGCGGTCACCACGCCCACCCGCCGGGCCGCCGACTTCCTCGAGAGCACGGTCGCGGTGCAGAACGTGATCCCGGTGAGCTGCGGCATCGATCGCTCGCAGTACACCCCGGTGATCGCCCCGCGCGAGAAGAACCGGATCGTGTTCGTCGGGCGTCTCACTGCCGAGAAGCAGATCGACGTCATCCTGCAGGCCATGACCAAGCTCGACCCGGCGCTCGACACCACCTTCGACATCGTCGGCGGAGGCGACCAGCGCAAGCAGCTCGAGAACCTCGCGAACCAGCTCGGCCTCGGCGACCGGGTCACCTTCCACGGCCGCACCTCCGACGACGAGCTGCGGATGCTGCTCTCGCGGGCGAGCCTGTTCGTGATCGCCTCGATCGCCGAACTGCAGTCGATCGCGACGATGGAGGCCATGGCCTCGGCGCTGCCGATCGTCGCTGCGGATGCCGTCGCCCTGCCGCACCTCGTGCACCACGGCGAGAACGGCTACCTGTTCGAGCCCGGCGACGCCGACGCGCTCGCCGCGCGCCTGACCGACGTGCTGACCGCCGAGCCGGCCGAGTACGCGCGCATGCAGCAGGCGTCGCTCGACGGCGTCGCGATCCACGACATCAATCGCACCCTCGACACCTTCGAGGCGCTGTACCGCGACGCCCCTCTGCCCGAGTGACGCGCATGCACGTCGTGTTCTTCGGCGACCAGCACCTCGACTCGCTCGGTGGGGCGCAGGTCTCGATGCGACTGCAGCGGGAGTTCCTCGAACGAGCCGGGCACACGGTCACCGTCGTCGCGCCGCGCATGCACGGGGCGCGGGCGGCGGCCGGGGCGACGGATGCCGCGTACCTCGACCTGCCCTCGATGCCGATCACGCTCGACCGCGAGTACTCGATGACCTGGCCGGGGCGTGCGACCGACCGCTTCCTCGACCGTGCCATGACCACGCGTCCGCCCGTCGATCTCGTGCACGTGCAGGCCGATTTCTGGGGCGCGTTCATCGGTCACCGCTATGCGCAGCGCCACGGCATCCCGGTCGTGCACACGATGCACAATCGCGTCGATGTCGGGATCGCCGCCGTCACCCCGTTGCACCGCCCGGTGCTCGGGGCATTGAACCTGTGGCGCCGCGCGGCGCTGCGCGGGATCGGTCGGCCGGTCGGCGGCGGCGACGGCTGGGCGTTCCTGCGCGGGCTCGCGGCCGGGGCATCCGCCGTCACCGCCCCCTCGACGCACTTCGCCCGCCGCCTCGAGCAGCACGACGTGTTCGATGCGGTCGACGTGATCTGGAACGGCATCGACGACGACGTGCGCGCCGCCGCGCTCGCAGACCGCGCGCATTCGGTTGCTGAGCCTGTCGAAGCACGGATGCCGGGACGTCCGCGGTTCGTGTGGCTCGGCCGCATGAGCCCCGAGAAGCGGCTGCTGCCGTTCCTCGAGGCGTGGAACGCGGCGGGAATCGATGCCGACCTCGAGATCATCGGCGGAGGAGGGCAGCGTGCGGCGGCCGAGAAGCTCGTCGCCGGACGCCCGGGCGTGCGTTTCGCCGGGCGCCTCACCTATCCGCAGACCCTCGCCCGCATCGCCGCGGCCGACGCGCTCGTGCAGACGTCGATCGGCTTCGAGACGCAGGGCATGACCCCGTTCGAGGCCGCGACGCTCGGCACGCCCTCGATCATCAGCGACCCCGACATCGCCGCCGAGCTCGGGGGCGGGTTCTGGGCGGTGGCCGACGCCGACGGTGCGGAGCCGACGCGCGTCGCGGCGCTCGCCGAGACGCTGCGGGTCGCGGCATCCGATATCTCCGCCGGCACGGCACCCACCCCGCTGCCCGCGGTGGCCGAGGCGTTCCGCCAGTCGTCGCGCACCGCCGCGATGATCGAGGTCTACGAGCGCGTGCTCGCCGAGGACTGATTCGCCGAAACACCACTTCGGCCCCGGGGCATCACGTCAGGCGTGGTGTCTCGGGGCCGAAATGGTGTCTCGACGCGCGCGCTTACAGGAACGCGTAGAACAGGCTGGAGATCCAGCCGAGGATGATGCCCAGCAGCTGCACGCCGCCGACGCCGATCGCGACACCCGCGAAGACCTGGCCGCCGGGGCGCCGCACCGCGATGAGTCCGAGCACGAGGGCAGCCGCGCTGGCGAGGAACGTGACGACCCCGAACAGCAGGGTGAAGATGCCGTAGCCGCCATCGCCGTAGCCCGAGTAGTAACCGATCGACGACAGCAGGAACGGCTGGATCAGCACCTGCAGCGCGCCGATCGCGGCGACCGCGAGAGCGATGATGAACGCGACGCGCGCGAGGGCGTTCGACGAACCGGCGGCGCGCGCCGGTGCCGGGCTCGCGCCGTATGCGGGCTGCTGCGTGGCGGCGTAGGAGGCCGCGCCCGGGTGCGGGTAGGCGCCCTGCGGGGCGGCCTGACCGTAGGGATGCGCCTGCGGCTGGCCGTATGCCGGTGCCTGCTGCGTGGCCTGCTGCTGCCCGTATGCCGGTGCCTGCTGCGTGGCCTGCTGGCCGTACGGCGGCGCGGCCGGGTACTGCGGGTCGGCGGGAAGAGCGGATGCCGCCGGCGGAGCGCTCGGGAACTGCTGCTGCGGCGGGTTCGTGGCGTTCCCGTTCGGGGGCGTGGGGGGAACGGGAGGCAGCTGCGGGTCGCTCATGGCTCCGAGCGTAGTCGTCCGAGCGGCCCGGCGGGGTGAATGGTTCCGGACGGATGACGCTCGGTGTCAGCGGTAGACGTGGCCGGACTCGGCGCGGCGCAGGGGTTCACGATCGACGACGCGGGTCCAGTCGGTGGGGGTGGCGCGGTATCCGTCGCGGCGCAGTTCGACGACCGTGGCGACGAGAGCCCAGAGGGCGAGGGCGGCGAGGAGGATGAGGAGTACCATGGCAGAAACGCTACGGTCGACGTCGATCCGCCACGAGTGGCAGGATGGACGCATATCGTATGAAATCTGCCATTCGGGAGTGCGCATGAAGACAGTCGCCTGCATCGTCCAGGACGGGTTCGCCCCGTTCGAGTTCGGCCTCGCGTGCGAGGCCTTCGGGCTCGACCGGTCGAACGACGGCGTTCCGAACTTCGACTTCCGCGTCGTCGCCCCGCGTCCCGGCGTCGTGGCCTCCAAGCTCGGCTTCTCGCTGAACGTCGAGCACGACCTCTCCTTCGCC
It encodes:
- a CDS encoding glycoside hydrolase 5 family protein, translating into MDNVALSPADPLRFGANYTPRSKWMHAWMSLDLDEVRRDFAALADLGLDHLRIFPLWTVLQPNRTLIREEAVDDVRAVVDVAAEFGLDASVDVIQGHLSSFDFIPSWLFTWHDKNMFTHPEALSGQAELVARLGERLTDARNFLGFTLGNETNQFSAQTHPSPWPVTEAEAANWITTLLDAAEASAPAQRHVHSEYDAAWYMDGHGFTPALASRLGAMTTVHSWIFNGTAQKYGGRSTASDRHAEYMIELARAFATDPHKPIWLQEVGAPSNCLTPEQTPDFLEATLRSVARTDDLWGVTWWCSHDVSRDLADFPDLEYTLGLVDQTGTAKPIGRRFAELIPELRERRPAPKRTLGIVVEVDEDETPISRGAMSPGGSIFQAWVDACESGADPAFVTSKDADDAALLERRGITELVRPVVERTAYVSRNTEV
- a CDS encoding DUF2252 domain-containing protein; the protein is MTPDWTPPITRDALRDRGVASRKRTPRRALAALATTPRDPLGILDRQNRSRIPELVPLRTERMAASPFAFYRGTAALMAADLADAPHSGILVASCGDAHVSNFGFYASAERSLMFDLNDFDEAAWAPWEWDVKRLAASIVVGGRATGRSDEVIDEAVRAAVASYVRGIRRATRLTPTARYFTHFDVESSRGLLDPAARKAIRGAVRQAQRRTGERAVRRLTETDAAGRRRFVHQEPTTSPVGPEVLAIVHELVMQYRRNASADIALLFEHFDVSDVARRVVGVGSVGTRCYLVLFQDGTGGTLLMQPKQASQSVLVEYGRVDQPAGLQHIIDEHGEGARVVAMQRILQAVSDPFLGHLRGPAADYYVRQFHDMKGGVEVEELDDGPFVTYAQACAAVIARAHSQCVTATEVAGYIGGGRVVGEAILDWARAYADVSYADFAAFSGAR
- a CDS encoding GNAT family N-acetyltransferase, which translates into the protein MIRAADLRGADAVAVGRLVEDYLRQTESEKVAHGAAPAPASDALPDAYRREVDDPADAYGDCRVFVAELDGEVVGVVVLRPDAEGVEIKRLWASPEVRGRGVGSGLLDAAIAAGSGDVRLSVWDWRGDVIRLYESRGFVRVPSWDARPALVCMRFSPREGS
- a CDS encoding MmcQ/YjbR family DNA-binding protein, with the translated sequence MATVDDVRAIALALPGALERVGGHTGEPAWRVSSGQFAWMRGPRATDLAQLAALDRAWPDGDVLGVRVDGLDEKEALLAAEPMALFTIPHFDGYPAVLVRLDRIDGERLAELIADAWLTRAPARIARAWLAERGLEA
- a CDS encoding glycosyltransferase; protein product: MSVSPTDPTSAPDTGERPLRILIGADTFAPDINGAARFAERLAAGLVQRGHDVHVSAPNQAYRRSKPHIEIIEGERMTLHRLPSVRWAPHDWLRFVWPWRSKHWARTVLDRVNPDVVHIQSHIVIGRGLARIARQRGIPVIATNHVMAENILEHTTMPDAVNRFITKHAWADAKRTFDMTRAVTTPTRRAADFLESTVAVQNVIPVSCGIDRSQYTPVIAPREKNRIVFVGRLTAEKQIDVILQAMTKLDPALDTTFDIVGGGDQRKQLENLANQLGLGDRVTFHGRTSDDELRMLLSRASLFVIASIAELQSIATMEAMASALPIVAADAVALPHLVHHGENGYLFEPGDADALAARLTDVLTAEPAEYARMQQASLDGVAIHDINRTLDTFEALYRDAPLPE
- a CDS encoding glycosyltransferase, which codes for MHVVFFGDQHLDSLGGAQVSMRLQREFLERAGHTVTVVAPRMHGARAAAGATDAAYLDLPSMPITLDREYSMTWPGRATDRFLDRAMTTRPPVDLVHVQADFWGAFIGHRYAQRHGIPVVHTMHNRVDVGIAAVTPLHRPVLGALNLWRRAALRGIGRPVGGGDGWAFLRGLAAGASAVTAPSTHFARRLEQHDVFDAVDVIWNGIDDDVRAAALADRAHSVAEPVEARMPGRPRFVWLGRMSPEKRLLPFLEAWNAAGIDADLEIIGGGGQRAAAEKLVAGRPGVRFAGRLTYPQTLARIAAADALVQTSIGFETQGMTPFEAATLGTPSIISDPDIAAELGGGFWAVADADGAEPTRVAALAETLRVAASDISAGTAPTPLPAVAEAFRQSSRTAAMIEVYERVLAED